One window of Phycodurus eques isolate BA_2022a chromosome 8, UOR_Pequ_1.1, whole genome shotgun sequence genomic DNA carries:
- the chst14 gene encoding carbohydrate sulfotransferase 14, with protein sequence MAPRRPDSAKRSGGGRAPDFRSSGSAARRHSSAAVLPSVLTFVVIVASGGLLLMIEKGMLSGVKTPSPRGSRRLDVGRQHTSQREPAAEDVDLQILQDIRNRTLMSMCSQKNMPHSLWSLTPQERRTLLQHVLVNDEYRFLYCYVPKVACSNWKRVLKVLGGALESVDVKIKMDHMRDLTFLSSMKPEGIRYRLQHYFKFMFVREPMERLLSAYRNKFGEIESYQRKYGAEIVKRYRKNRAGKSLRIAGDDVTFAEFVRYLLDEDAERMNEHWMPMYNLCQPCALRYDFIGSYEHLERDAEFVLRSVGVPPHVSFPARQAWYKPVTAETLHYYLCSLPQKLLRELLPKYILDFSLFAYPLPNTTAEHCRH encoded by the exons ATGGCTCCTCGAAGGCCGGACTCGGCGAAGAGAAGCGGCGGCGGTCGGGCCCCCGACTTTCGGAGCTCGGGCTCGGCGGCGCGCCGCCACTCCTCCGCCGCGGTGCTGCCGTCCGTGCTGACGTTCGTGGTGATCGTCGCCTCCGGAGGCCTGCTGCTCATGATCGAGAAAGGAATGCTCAGCGGCGTAAAGACACCTTCGCCCCGGGGAAGCAGGAGGCTGGATGTCGGCCGGCAGCACACCAGCCAACGAGAGCCTGCGGCGGAGGACGTGGACTTGCAG ATCCTCCAGGACATCCGAAACCGGACCCTGATGTCCATGTGCAGTCAGAAGAACATGCCGCACAGCCTGTGGTCGCTGACGCCGCAGGAAAGGAGGACGCTGCTGCAGCACGTGTTGGTCAACGACGAGTACCGCTTCCTGTACTGCTACGTGCCCAAGGTGGCCTGCTCCAACTGGAAGCGCGTGCTGAAGGTGCTGGGCGGCGCGCTGGAGAGCGTGGACGTCAAGATCAAGATGGATCACATGAGAGACCTGACTTTCCTGTCCTCGATGAAACCGGAGGGCATCCGCTACCGTCTGCAGCACTATTTCAAGTTCATGTTCGTGCGCGAGCCAATGGAGCGCCTGCTCTCCGCGTACAGGAACAAGTTCGGCGAGATCGAGTCGTACCAGCGCAAGTACGGGGCGGAGATCGTCAAGCGTTACCGCAAGAACCGCGCCGGCAAGAGCTTGCGCATCGCCGGCGACGACGTGACCTTTGCCGAGTTCGTCCGCTACCTTCTGGACGAGGACGCCGAGCGCATGAACGAGCACTGGATGCCCATGTACAACCTGTGCCAGCCGTGCGCGTTGCGTTACGACTTCATAGGCTCCTACGAGCACCTGGAGCGGGATGCCGAGTTCGTGCTGCGCAGCGTCGGGGTGCCGCCGCACGTCAGCTTCCCGGCGAGGCAGGCGTGGTACAAGCCCGTCACGGCGGAGACGCTGCACTACTATCTTTGCAGCCTGCCGCAGAAGCTTCTCAGGGAGCTCCTGCCCAAATACATTTTAGACTTCTCCCTCTTTGCGTATCCACTTCCCAACACGACCGCGGAGCACTGccggcattaa